Proteins encoded together in one Hymenobacter monticola window:
- the arsM gene encoding arsenosugar biosynthesis arsenite methyltransferase ArsM: MSYLETTADVYRQAAQEPQVGLCCTTNPVWQLPGLSIPQRMLSMNYGCGSTVNPRDLTNSPTVLYVGVGGGMELLQFAYFSRRPGAVIGVDVVSEMLDASRENMRTAEEQNDWFRSEFIDLRAGDALHLPVADESVDVAAQNCLFNIFKLDDLKRALQETYRVLKPHGRLVMSDPTCEQPMSDELRADERLRALCLTGSLPLQQYLDMITEVGFGTVEVRARRAYRVLSPQHYATDEVIFIESVEVCAIKDPMPADGPCIFTGRTAIYYGGEEYLDDHKGHVLLQNQPLAVCDKTAGALAALGRDDIFISPSTFHYDGGGCC; this comes from the coding sequence ATGAGTTACCTCGAAACCACCGCCGACGTGTACCGTCAGGCGGCCCAGGAGCCCCAGGTGGGCCTGTGCTGCACCACCAACCCCGTGTGGCAGCTGCCTGGCCTCAGCATTCCGCAGCGCATGCTGAGCATGAACTACGGCTGCGGCAGCACCGTGAACCCGCGCGACCTCACCAACTCGCCCACCGTGCTCTACGTGGGCGTGGGCGGCGGCATGGAGCTGCTGCAATTTGCCTACTTCAGCCGCCGGCCGGGGGCCGTGATTGGCGTGGACGTGGTGAGCGAGATGCTCGACGCCTCGCGCGAAAACATGCGCACGGCCGAGGAGCAGAACGACTGGTTCCGCAGCGAGTTCATCGACCTGCGCGCCGGCGACGCCCTGCACCTGCCCGTGGCCGACGAGAGCGTGGACGTGGCCGCCCAAAACTGCCTGTTCAACATCTTCAAGCTCGACGACCTCAAGCGCGCCCTGCAGGAAACCTACCGCGTGCTCAAGCCCCACGGCCGCCTCGTGATGTCGGACCCCACCTGCGAACAGCCCATGAGCGACGAGCTGCGGGCCGACGAGCGCCTGCGCGCCCTCTGCCTCACCGGCTCGCTGCCCCTGCAGCAGTACCTCGACATGATAACCGAGGTGGGCTTCGGCACCGTGGAGGTGCGGGCCAGGCGCGCCTACCGCGTGCTCTCGCCCCAGCACTACGCTACCGATGAGGTTATTTTCATCGAAAGCGTGGAAGTGTGTGCCATCAAAGACCCCATGCCAGCCGATGGGCCCTGCATCTTCACGGGCCGCACGGCCATTTACTACGGCGGCGAAGAGTACCTCGACGACCACAAAGGCCACGTGCTGCTGCAAAACCAGCCGCTGGCCGTGTGCGACAAAACGGCTGGGGCACTGGCCGCTCTGGGGCGCGACGACATTTTCATCTCGCCTTCCACCTTTCACTACGATGGCGGCGGGTGCTGCTAA
- a CDS encoding 1-aminocyclopropane-1-carboxylate deaminase/D-cysteine desulfhydrase — MSKLLQEIREPVANARGVRLLLWRDDLAHPDLPGNKARKLKYNLQAARAQGHRTLLTFGGAYSNHLAAVATAGRLLDFRTIGLVRGDAPTAGAALNPTLTQAAADGMALHYLDRSSYRRRAEPEFLAEVQARFGPAYVLPEGGTNVLALPGCAELVDEIRAQVEFDALAVAVGTGGTLAGLLTGLCGLEQALGVAALKNGGFLRAEIDELTQQAVGKTFPDYSLQTDYHFGGYARYSAELLAFIEAFQQRHGVLLDPIYTGKMLFGVLDLIRQGHFAPGSTVVAIHTGGQQAWAGWHQRFG, encoded by the coding sequence ATGAGCAAGCTTTTGCAGGAAATTAGGGAGCCCGTGGCCAATGCCCGTGGCGTGCGGCTGCTGCTGTGGCGCGACGACCTGGCCCACCCCGACTTGCCCGGCAACAAGGCCCGCAAGCTCAAATACAACCTGCAAGCGGCCCGGGCGCAGGGCCACCGCACGCTGCTCACCTTTGGCGGCGCCTATTCCAACCACTTGGCGGCAGTGGCCACGGCCGGCCGGCTGCTGGACTTCCGCACCATTGGCCTAGTGCGCGGCGACGCTCCCACGGCCGGTGCCGCGCTCAACCCGACGCTGACTCAGGCCGCGGCCGATGGCATGGCCCTGCACTACCTCGACCGCAGCAGCTACCGCCGCCGGGCCGAGCCGGAATTTCTGGCCGAAGTGCAGGCGCGATTCGGCCCGGCCTACGTGTTGCCCGAAGGCGGCACCAACGTCCTGGCCTTGCCAGGTTGCGCCGAGTTGGTCGATGAAATCAGAGCACAGGTGGAGTTTGACGCACTCGCCGTAGCGGTGGGCACGGGCGGCACACTAGCGGGCTTGCTGACGGGCCTGTGTGGCCTTGAGCAGGCCCTTGGCGTAGCGGCGCTGAAAAACGGCGGCTTCCTGCGCGCTGAAATTGATGAGCTGACTCAGCAGGCGGTTGGTAAGACGTTTCCTGATTATTCGCTGCAAACCGATTATCACTTCGGCGGTTACGCGAGATATTCGGCGGAGCTATTGGCCTTTATCGAAGCGTTTCAGCAGCGGCATGGGGTGCTGCTCGACCCCATTTATACCGGCAAGATGCTTTTTGGCGTGCTGGATTTAATTCGGCAAGGGCATTTCGCACCCGGCAGCACGGTGGTGGCCATTCACACCGGCGGGCAGCAGGCCTGGGCCGGCTGGCATCAGCGCTTCGGCTGA
- a CDS encoding YfhO family protein: MAAAVSASSVSSAPWWQRALPHVLAVLFFALLACVYFSPIVFDGKTLAQHDITQFQGGAHEAQQYAKAMGQEALWTNSMFSGMPTYLISLHFPGDWSGYLQKVLTLGLPAVVANLFLALLCGYILLVALGVRPLVAVAGAVALGFSSYNLAILAAGHNTKSMALAYAPLVLGGILVTYRRDKWLGAALFAVALTLNIHVNHLQITYYLLLLVAIFAVIELVSAARSGRLPDFLQRTALLGLGAALAVGVSFGRLYTTAEYSKYSNRGPSELKTAAPSAPGEAPAPKAADEGSGVDRDYAFQYSYGVGETITLLIPNFYGGASSMPLGTDSNLAKAGLPADYLGSMPTYWGQQTYTAGPVYMGAVVCFLFILGLFVVEKRTRYWLLAGTILSILLAWGKNFETFNYLIFDLLPGYNKFRAVSMALVIAQLAMPILGALALSRIFRARAVVVPAVPVLPGTKVALAPEAAALLPQLLYAGAITAGICLLAYLGSFSFDFAAPIDGELTKQGFTPELLKALRADRADLLRNDVWRGLLFIGAALGVLYFYLRGKLAVMPAALVMVALTLLDLWGVDKRYLGENKFQRETIAEEFQPSPADQQILRDNDLSYRVLNLANPFNEAQTSYFHKSIGGYHGAKLRRYQDLIERQISPQMQQIFAQNKPDAAPVLNMLNTRYFLTPPSEKQPQQVILNPGALGNAWFVSTIRPVKTADEEMTALNTLNPRVEAAVDVTKFPDLNATSFEAAGSTIALTNYSPDELKYRYNALHPGVVVFSEVYYADGWQAYIDGKPAPHFRADYVLRAMQVPAGAHTIDFKFEPKSYSVGNAVSLASSIVLVLVLVGAGVYVARRKTAQADRTDVAPIA, from the coding sequence ATGGCTGCTGCTGTTTCCGCTTCTTCTGTTTCGTCCGCGCCGTGGTGGCAGCGGGCTTTACCGCACGTGCTGGCGGTGCTATTTTTTGCGCTGCTGGCCTGCGTGTACTTCTCGCCCATCGTGTTCGATGGCAAGACCTTGGCCCAGCACGACATCACCCAGTTTCAGGGTGGGGCCCACGAGGCGCAGCAATACGCCAAAGCCATGGGCCAGGAGGCGCTCTGGACGAATTCCATGTTCTCGGGCATGCCCACCTACTTGATTAGCCTGCACTTCCCGGGCGACTGGTCAGGCTACCTGCAGAAGGTGCTGACCTTGGGGCTGCCTGCCGTGGTGGCCAACCTGTTTCTGGCGCTGCTGTGTGGCTACATCCTGCTGGTGGCGCTGGGCGTGCGGCCGCTGGTGGCGGTGGCGGGCGCCGTGGCGCTGGGCTTTTCGAGCTACAACCTCGCCATTCTGGCCGCCGGCCACAACACCAAGAGCATGGCCCTGGCCTATGCGCCGCTGGTGCTGGGCGGCATCCTTGTCACCTACCGGCGCGACAAGTGGCTGGGCGCGGCGCTGTTTGCCGTGGCGCTTACGCTGAACATTCACGTCAACCACCTGCAAATCACCTATTACCTGCTGCTGCTGGTAGCCATTTTCGCCGTCATCGAGCTGGTGTCGGCCGCACGGAGCGGGCGCCTGCCCGACTTCCTGCAGCGCACGGCCCTGCTGGGCCTGGGCGCCGCGCTGGCGGTGGGCGTGAGCTTCGGCCGCCTCTACACCACGGCTGAGTACAGCAAGTACAGCAACCGCGGCCCCAGCGAGTTGAAGACGGCGGCCCCTTCCGCCCCCGGCGAAGCACCCGCACCCAAAGCCGCCGATGAAGGCTCGGGCGTGGACCGCGACTACGCCTTCCAATACAGCTACGGCGTGGGCGAAACCATTACCCTGCTGATTCCCAACTTCTACGGTGGCGCCAGCTCGATGCCGCTCGGCACCGATTCTAACCTTGCCAAAGCCGGCCTGCCCGCCGACTACCTAGGCTCGATGCCGACTTACTGGGGGCAACAGACCTACACGGCCGGCCCGGTGTACATGGGCGCGGTGGTGTGTTTCCTGTTTATTCTGGGCTTGTTTGTGGTGGAGAAGCGCACGCGCTACTGGCTGCTGGCGGGCACCATTCTCTCCATTTTGTTGGCCTGGGGCAAGAACTTTGAAACCTTTAACTACCTGATTTTCGACCTGCTGCCCGGCTACAACAAGTTCCGCGCCGTGAGCATGGCCCTTGTCATTGCGCAGCTGGCCATGCCCATTCTGGGCGCGCTGGCGCTCAGCCGCATCTTCCGGGCCCGCGCCGTGGTGGTGCCGGCCGTGCCGGTGCTGCCCGGTACCAAGGTGGCGCTGGCGCCCGAAGCGGCGGCCCTGCTGCCCCAGCTGCTGTATGCCGGCGCCATCACGGCGGGCATCTGCCTGCTGGCGTACCTGGGCAGCTTCAGCTTCGATTTTGCGGCGCCCATTGATGGGGAACTGACCAAGCAGGGCTTCACGCCCGAGCTGCTAAAGGCCCTGCGCGCCGACCGCGCCGACCTGCTGCGCAACGACGTGTGGCGCGGGCTGCTCTTCATTGGGGCGGCGCTGGGCGTGCTGTATTTCTACCTGCGAGGCAAGCTGGCGGTGATGCCCGCCGCGCTGGTGATGGTGGCCCTGACGCTGCTCGACCTGTGGGGCGTGGACAAGCGCTACCTCGGTGAGAACAAATTCCAGCGCGAAACCATCGCCGAGGAATTCCAGCCCTCGCCCGCCGACCAGCAGATTCTGCGCGACAACGACCTGAGCTACCGCGTGCTGAACCTGGCAAACCCATTCAACGAAGCCCAAACCTCGTACTTCCACAAGAGCATCGGCGGCTACCACGGGGCCAAGCTGCGCCGCTACCAGGACCTGATTGAGCGCCAGATTTCGCCGCAGATGCAGCAGATTTTCGCCCAGAACAAGCCCGACGCAGCGCCGGTGCTGAACATGCTTAACACCCGCTATTTCCTCACGCCGCCCTCGGAGAAGCAGCCGCAGCAAGTCATTCTGAACCCCGGCGCGTTGGGCAATGCTTGGTTTGTGAGCACCATCCGGCCGGTGAAGACGGCCGACGAGGAGATGACGGCTCTCAACACCCTAAACCCGCGCGTGGAAGCCGCGGTGGACGTGACCAAGTTCCCCGACCTGAACGCCACCTCCTTCGAGGCAGCCGGCTCCACCATTGCCCTCACCAACTACAGCCCCGACGAGCTGAAGTACCGCTATAATGCCCTCCACCCCGGGGTGGTGGTGTTCTCGGAAGTGTACTACGCCGATGGCTGGCAGGCCTACATCGACGGCAAGCCGGCCCCGCATTTCCGCGCCGACTATGTGCTGCGCGCCATGCAGGTGCCGGCCGGTGCCCACACCATCGACTTTAAGTTCGAGCCCAAGTCGTACTCGGTGGGCAATGCCGTGTCGCTGGCTTCCAGCATCGTGCTGGTGCTGGTGCTGGTGGGCGCGGGCGTGTACGTAGCCCGCCGCAAAACGGCGCAGGCTGACCGCACCGATGTAGCGCCCATTGCCTAG
- a CDS encoding DUF4834 family protein, giving the protein MKFWLIFILIFFAVRYLLPIVLRLVLSSFVRKQMRNGGFVVPPQAQAGSPPAPGQVRVDYVPPAAKATNAPQDFKGGEYVDFEEVK; this is encoded by the coding sequence ATGAAATTCTGGCTCATTTTCATTCTGATTTTTTTCGCGGTTCGCTACCTGCTGCCCATTGTGCTGCGGCTGGTGCTGAGCAGCTTTGTGCGCAAACAGATGCGCAACGGCGGCTTCGTGGTGCCGCCACAGGCGCAGGCCGGCTCTCCGCCGGCCCCCGGCCAGGTGCGCGTCGATTATGTGCCGCCCGCCGCGAAAGCCACCAACGCGCCGCAGGACTTCAAAGGCGGCGAGTATGTTGATTTCGAGGAGGTAAAGTAG
- a CDS encoding DUF6134 family protein encodes MSLASFLLLSALARPCAARPPVAAEVRRYGIEVAGIRVGTMTATRQAPPGADATYTLVSDVKVDFLFYHLKIYYQVTNRFHNGQLLLSTVTAHTNQGDFASRAEWKGDHYDIVADQYKHHYQATETQPIRYAVTNLFWGEPPPGQARAFAEYFGDYFALSRGSAGAWKAVRDGREDEYRYATGQLVTIIKKNPLKNFIIRLLPE; translated from the coding sequence ATGTCGCTTGCTTCTTTTCTGCTGCTCAGCGCCTTGGCGCGGCCTTGTGCTGCGCGCCCGCCCGTTGCGGCCGAGGTGCGGCGCTACGGCATTGAGGTAGCCGGCATTCGGGTAGGCACGATGACGGCAACGAGGCAGGCCCCGCCCGGGGCCGATGCGACCTACACCTTAGTGAGCGACGTGAAAGTTGATTTTCTGTTCTATCACCTCAAAATCTACTATCAGGTTACCAACCGCTTCCACAACGGCCAGCTGCTGCTTTCGACGGTGACGGCGCACACCAACCAGGGCGATTTTGCCTCCCGGGCCGAATGGAAGGGCGACCACTACGACATCGTGGCCGACCAGTACAAGCACCACTACCAGGCCACCGAAACCCAGCCCATTCGCTACGCAGTAACCAACCTGTTTTGGGGCGAACCACCGCCGGGCCAAGCCCGTGCCTTTGCCGAATACTTCGGCGACTACTTCGCCCTGAGCCGGGGCAGTGCGGGCGCCTGGAAGGCCGTGCGCGATGGGCGCGAGGACGAATACCGGTACGCCACTGGCCAACTGGTGACCATTATCAAAAAGAACCCGCTCAAAAATTTCATCATCCGCCTACTGCCGGAGTAG